One genomic window of Euleptes europaea isolate rEulEur1 chromosome 8, rEulEur1.hap1, whole genome shotgun sequence includes the following:
- the BBS10 gene encoding Bardet-Biedl syndrome 10 protein, producing the protein MATATRVELRRLAQEAAALAGAVRGSLGPRGGQVLLTRPTGEALLSRDGRRALEALHVDSPTARMMIACISTHCNLIGDGAKTFIILLSTLLQGLEKLIERDSPLFCEHIQGREKHKGKRYGLNQVSRFLMAIQTHILDRIMTQDIGRHFLSVFSADDADINRSTMESVLEAYFCGRVVNGRQKFLSQLCCDFYYKATTGENTTEALHFVDECFAELHTAVTGLPLSSSRILEGLVLQRDFALYCPSEGEKRILIVTEPVHTALSDLGVEVVITAEHQYQASELWIAKRTEAIIRHMQHNDIKVLLSSVKQQEVVHYCAESCGISIVECLSLEEISLICSIARISPFRPSQDNIHTTITEATVAKFCQPLLLGGKRYIHIGLTGTQTFHPHCVIFCGPVRGVTEQHACAFHGAFKMLRQMLTVVHLTECCEPKSESQNLLNSRWGLAEQQQFMEGPTDCDNIQAGDKQLIPCGAEMEKRSLVSAPVEAKELAGSRTHLCKSSCIPISCADLERHTKYSILNESQNVIVDLPELPLQDKHPNKTGMDELSDTHQCVHTTVKESTSSRHASMQLQGNDSNIRPRYGASVKDGGNNKTCIQGNAVSSIKAGAVVPVGGIFEILLHYYLSCYAKQCQSTSTSILCSLIADILLSIPKTLCETQKKNTFAQLYLEVTSALKSKRQLLLTNQKSLESVSCKFHLVASVLQCAGRLLNIDLIVGIKKLPQKAVESDSEGDQ; encoded by the exons ATGGCGACCGCGACGCGCGTGGAGCTGCGGCGGTTGGCGCAGGAGGCCGCGGCTCTGGCCGGCGCCGTCCGCGGCTCTCTGGGCCCCCGCGGCGGGCAGGTCCTGCTCACGCGCCCCACGGGGGAGGCGCTGCTCTCGCGAGACGGGCGGCGGGCGCTGGAGGCTCTGCACGTGGACTCGCCCACGGCCAG AATGATGATAGCGTGCATTTCCACGCACTGCAACCTGATTGGAGATGGCGCTAAAACATTCATCATCCTGCTCTCCACTTTACTCCAAGGACTTGAAAAACTTATTGAAAGAGACAGTCCTCTCTTCTGTGAGCACATTCAAGGAAGAGAGAAACATAAGGGGAAACGTTATGGATTGAACCAAGTCTCCCGGTTTCTTATGGCGATCCAAACCCACATCCTGGACCGCATTATGACACAGGATATAGGAAGGCATTTTCTGTCAGTCTTTTCTGCCGATGACGCAGACATAAATAGAAGCACAATGGAGTCAGTATTAGAGGCTTATTTTTGTGGGAGAGTAGTCAATGGTCGGCAAAAGTTCCTTTCCCAGTTATGCTGTGATTTCTACTACAAAGCCACCACTGGTGAAAATACAACTGAAGCACTGCATTTTGTGGATGAATGTTTTGCCGAGTTGCATACAGCTGTGACGGGCCTTCCACTGTCCAGTTCAAGGATCCTAGAAGGGCTCGTTCTTCAAAGAGATTTTGCTTTGTATTGTCCCTCAGAGGGTGAGAAAAGAATTCTGATCGTGACAGAACCTGTCCACACAGCTCTTTCTGACTTAGGTGTAGAAGTAGTCATAACTGCTGAACATCAGTATCAAGCATCTGAACTCTGGATTGCAAAAAGAACAGAAGCTATAATAAGACACATGCAGCACAATGATATCAAGGTATTACTGTCCAGTGTAAAGCAACAGGAAGTGGTTCATTACTGTGCAGAAAGCTGTGGCATATCAATTGTAGAATGCCTGTCACTGGAGGAAATCTCTCTTATTTGCAGCATCGCAAGAATCTCACCATTTAGGCCTTCGCAGGACAATATTCACACCACAATCACTGAAGCCACTGTTGCAAAATTTTGCCAGCCACTGCTTCTGGGTGGAAAGAGATACATCCACATTGGTTTGACAGGGACTCAGACCTTTCATCCCCACTGCGTGATTTTCTGTGGGCCTGTCCGTGGGGTAACTGAGCAGCATGCTTGTGCTTTTCATGGTGCCTTCAAAATGCTACGGCAAATGCTTACAGTAGTTCATCTAACTGAGTGTTGTGAACCGAAATCTGAAAGTCAGAACCTTTTAAACAGCCGGTGGGGTTTGGCTGAGCAACAGCAATTTATGGAGGGACCCACTGACTGTGATAATATTCAGGCTGGTGACAAACAACTGATACCTTGTGGGGCTGAAATGGAAAAACGTTCTCTAGTTTCTGCCCCAGTCGAAGCCAAAGAGCTAGCAGGTTCGCGGACACATCTATGTAAGTCCTCATGCATCCCCATATCCTGTGCAGATTTAGAACGTCATACTAAGTACTCAATACTGAATGAAAGTCAAAATGTAATAGTTGACTTACCAGAGCTACCTCTGCAGGATAAGCATCCAAACAAAACAGGAATGGATGAGCTGTCTGACACCCATCAGTGTGTTCACACTACAGTAAAGGAAAGCACCAGTTCCAGACATGCATCAATGCAGCTACAAGGCAATGACAGTAATATAAGGCCCAGATATGGAGCTTCAGTTAAAGATGGAGGGAATAATAAAACCTGTATCCAAGGTAATGCCGTCTCATCTATCAAAGCAGGAGCAGTTGTGCCAGTAGGTGGAATCTTTGAGATCCTGTTGCATTACTATCTGTCTTGCTACGCAAAGCAGTGCCAGTCAACCAGTACGTCCATCCTTTGCTCCCTAATAGCTGACATTTTGCTAAGCATTCCAAAAACCCTCTGCGAGACacagaaaaaaaacacttttgcTCAGCTCTACCTCGAAGTCACCAGTGCCCTCAAAAGTAAGCGGCAGCTGCTACTGACCAATCAAAAGAGCCTTGAATCAGTGTCTTGCAAGTTCCACTTGGTGGCTTCTGTTCTTCAGTGCGCAGGGAGGCTTCTTAATATTGACCTGATAGTTGGCATTAAAAAGCTGCCTCAGAAGGCTGTCGAAAGCGACTCGGAAGGCGATCAGTGA